One stretch of Enterobacter sp. RHBSTW-00994 DNA includes these proteins:
- a CDS encoding iron ABC transporter permease has protein sequence MSGLSLTLGKNSLRQPARRRPALPMVALAVLFSLLALLPLGFIIATGIETGWETIKALVFRPRVAELLSNTLWLAALAVPGCIILGVAIAWLTERTTLAGRRVWSALAVAPLAIPAFVQSYAWVSAVPSMHGLSSGIFLSVLAYYPFISMPVAAVLRRLDPTLEDVAASLGTPPWHVFFRVVLPQLKLAICGGALLVALHLLAEYGLFVMIRFDTFTTAIYDQFQSTFSGPAANMLAGVLALCCLAILLLEGATRGKARYARIGAGAAREQKRWPLSRTMAVLGQLLFIVLIVLALGVPLGVLCRWIWLGGIQNWMSADLWFSLRQTLMLGLGGAGLTTVCVIPIAWLGIRYPHRLFRMLEGCIYITSSLPGIVTALALVTVTIHYARPIYQTEVTLFLAYLLMFMPRALINLRAGIAQAPVELENVARSLGSSPAKALWSVTMRLAAPGAAAGAALVFLGVSNELTATLLLSPLGTRTLSTGFWALTSEIDYVAAAPYAMLMILISLPLTGILYMQSKKIAGL, from the coding sequence ATGTCTGGTCTGAGTCTCACCCTCGGTAAAAATAGCCTGCGCCAGCCCGCGCGCAGGCGTCCTGCTTTGCCGATGGTCGCGTTAGCGGTGCTGTTTTCATTACTGGCGCTTTTGCCTTTGGGTTTTATTATTGCCACAGGCATAGAGACCGGCTGGGAAACCATTAAGGCTCTGGTGTTTCGCCCGCGTGTTGCTGAGTTGCTCAGCAACACGCTGTGGCTGGCCGCGCTGGCGGTTCCCGGTTGTATTATCCTGGGCGTGGCAATTGCCTGGCTGACGGAACGTACCACGCTGGCGGGCCGTCGGGTATGGTCTGCGCTTGCGGTCGCGCCGCTGGCAATCCCGGCGTTTGTCCAGAGTTATGCCTGGGTCAGTGCTGTTCCTTCGATGCATGGCCTCTCTTCTGGCATTTTTCTCTCTGTTTTGGCGTACTACCCGTTTATCTCTATGCCGGTGGCTGCGGTGTTGCGCCGTCTGGATCCTACGCTTGAAGATGTCGCCGCTTCGCTAGGAACACCGCCCTGGCACGTCTTTTTCCGCGTGGTGTTGCCGCAGTTAAAACTCGCGATCTGCGGTGGTGCGCTGTTGGTCGCGCTGCATTTGCTGGCAGAGTATGGCCTGTTTGTCATGATCCGTTTTGACACGTTCACCACTGCTATTTATGACCAGTTTCAGTCCACTTTTAGTGGCCCGGCAGCCAATATGCTGGCAGGGGTTCTGGCGCTGTGTTGCCTGGCAATACTTCTTCTGGAAGGGGCGACACGTGGCAAAGCGCGCTATGCCCGGATTGGTGCGGGAGCCGCGCGTGAGCAAAAGCGCTGGCCGCTGAGTCGCACTATGGCTGTGCTGGGGCAATTGCTGTTTATTGTATTGATCGTTCTTGCGCTGGGCGTTCCGCTGGGTGTGCTCTGCCGATGGATATGGCTTGGGGGCATTCAAAACTGGATGAGCGCCGATCTCTGGTTCTCCCTGCGCCAGACGCTGATGCTGGGGCTGGGGGGCGCGGGGTTGACGACAGTATGCGTTATTCCCATTGCCTGGCTGGGGATACGTTACCCGCACCGCCTTTTCCGAATGCTGGAAGGGTGTATATACATCACCAGTTCACTGCCGGGGATTGTAACTGCTCTGGCGCTGGTCACCGTGACCATTCATTATGCGCGCCCCATCTACCAGACAGAGGTAACGCTTTTTCTCGCATACCTGCTGATGTTTATGCCCAGAGCACTCATCAACCTGCGTGCCGGGATTGCACAAGCACCGGTTGAGCTGGAAAACGTTGCGCGCAGTCTGGGCAGTTCACCCGCGAAAGCCTTATGGAGCGTAACGATGCGTCTGGCTGCACCGGGTGCGGCGGCAGGCGCGGCGCTGGTGTTCCTGGGGGTCAGTAATGAACTGACCGCAACGCTGTTGCTCTCCCCACTGGGAACACGCACGCTTTCAACCGGTTTCTGGGCGCTTACCAGTGAGATCGATTATGTCGCCGCAGCGCCTTACGCCATGCTGATGATCCTGATCTCGCTGCCGCTGACCGGTATTCTTTATATGCAATCCAAAAAAATCGCAGGGCTTTGA
- a CDS encoding ABC transporter ATP-binding protein, giving the protein MLELTSISKSFADVQVLVDLNLTVAPGSRTAIVGPSGSGKTTLLRILAGFETPDTGRIVMQGRTLFDEGLFVPAHQRGIGFVPQEGALFPHLNVVDNIAWGLSGTRQEKKQRVMALMEMVSLDRELATHWPHEISGGQQQRVALARALAQRPSLMLLDEPFSALDTGLRAMTRKATADLLAEAGVASILVTHDQNEALSFATQVAVMRAGRFTQVGTPFEVYTQPVDEETALFLGDALVLPAQFSAGRARCLLGEVLTDPAQGKGQGRVMLRPEQLVITPCSPHESVISIIDVDFTGHLSTLTLAIPGEAVPLTLKTVSQAGWHPGASVRIDITGKAQVF; this is encoded by the coding sequence ATGCTTGAATTAACGTCGATCTCGAAATCCTTTGCTGACGTGCAGGTACTTGTGGATCTCAATCTGACTGTTGCCCCTGGCAGCAGAACCGCGATTGTGGGGCCCTCTGGCTCCGGTAAAACCACGCTGCTGCGGATCCTTGCCGGGTTTGAAACGCCGGACACGGGCCGTATTGTCATGCAGGGAAGAACGCTGTTTGACGAAGGGCTGTTTGTCCCTGCGCATCAGCGCGGTATTGGATTTGTTCCGCAGGAAGGTGCGTTGTTTCCCCATCTTAATGTGGTGGACAATATTGCCTGGGGGCTAAGTGGAACCCGTCAGGAGAAAAAACAGCGTGTCATGGCGCTGATGGAGATGGTTTCGCTGGACCGGGAGCTTGCCACACACTGGCCGCATGAAATATCCGGAGGGCAGCAGCAGCGTGTGGCGCTTGCTCGTGCACTGGCACAGCGTCCTTCGCTGATGCTGTTAGATGAGCCGTTTTCTGCCCTTGATACCGGGCTTCGCGCAATGACGCGCAAAGCAACAGCCGATCTGCTTGCCGAAGCTGGCGTTGCGTCTATTCTGGTGACGCACGATCAGAACGAGGCTCTGTCATTTGCCACGCAGGTCGCCGTGATGCGTGCCGGTCGGTTTACCCAGGTGGGTACGCCTTTTGAGGTTTATACGCAACCGGTTGATGAAGAAACCGCACTGTTCCTCGGTGATGCGCTGGTGCTTCCCGCACAGTTTTCCGCTGGACGAGCACGATGCTTACTGGGCGAGGTCCTTACGGACCCTGCGCAGGGAAAGGGGCAAGGGCGGGTGATGCTGAGACCTGAACAACTGGTCATTACGCCATGTTCACCACATGAAAGCGTAATCTCGATTATCGATGTTGATTTTACCGGGCATTTATCAACGCTCACGCTTGCGATACCTGGCGAAGCCGTTCCGCTGACGCTGAAAACAGTGAGTCAAGCGGGCTGGCATCCTGGTGCGTCGGTGCGCATTGATATCACCGGTAAGGCGCAGGTTTTTTGA
- a CDS encoding DUF1272 domain-containing protein, with product MLELRPNCECCDCDLPPASSDARICSFECTFCVTCAEGKLAGICPNCGGELVRRPIRPAEKLINNPASTRRVSSSH from the coding sequence ATGCTTGAATTACGCCCCAACTGTGAGTGCTGTGATTGTGACCTACCGCCAGCATCAAGCGATGCCCGGATCTGTTCGTTTGAATGTACCTTTTGTGTCACCTGCGCGGAGGGAAAACTGGCCGGTATCTGCCCAAACTGCGGTGGAGAATTGGTCCGCCGCCCCATCAGGCCTGCGGAAAAACTGATAAACAACCCGGCCTCCACCCGTCGGGTGTCATCCTCGCATTAA
- a CDS encoding EAL domain-containing protein, whose protein sequence is MNTLPKNPPATLSGLSAFLARFFGRRRLSPFIPPAKALNLAIHSHQIVPFYQPFIDGKTGKIAGVEVLARWKHPLYGYISPDIFIPVAEENNLIAPLTHQLIQQVISDLQHQIQLFPDGLYICINLSAHNCFDPHFEKDTVELLHRLAASHVHLVIEITERHPMHFTPQLSEWFATLRKSDISVALDDFGTGYSNLSYIYALNPEFIKIDKLFVSQIGENSDTRLVDSLIELVKKMHLTIIAEGVETQAQADYLRAKNIDFLQGYYFCRPIPANELIRMVAEQREYAC, encoded by the coding sequence ATGAATACTTTACCCAAAAACCCACCCGCAACGCTTTCAGGTCTCAGTGCTTTCCTGGCGCGTTTTTTTGGCAGGCGACGACTCTCACCCTTTATTCCGCCAGCAAAAGCTCTGAACCTCGCGATCCATTCGCACCAGATCGTGCCGTTTTATCAGCCCTTTATCGACGGGAAAACAGGTAAGATCGCCGGCGTGGAGGTGCTCGCCAGATGGAAACACCCTCTTTATGGCTACATTTCACCTGATATTTTCATCCCTGTGGCGGAGGAGAATAACCTTATTGCGCCGCTGACTCACCAGTTGATACAGCAGGTTATTTCAGATCTCCAGCATCAGATTCAGCTTTTCCCTGACGGGCTGTATATCTGCATTAACCTCAGCGCCCATAATTGTTTCGATCCCCATTTCGAGAAAGATACTGTCGAGCTTTTGCACCGACTCGCCGCCAGTCACGTTCATCTGGTTATCGAAATCACGGAAAGACACCCAATGCATTTCACACCACAGCTAAGCGAGTGGTTTGCGACTTTAAGAAAATCCGATATTTCTGTCGCACTGGATGATTTTGGAACAGGGTATTCGAATCTCTCTTACATTTACGCCCTGAACCCTGAATTTATCAAAATTGACAAATTATTCGTCAGCCAGATTGGCGAAAACAGCGATACTCGCCTGGTTGACAGCCTTATCGAGCTGGTGAAAAAAATGCATTTGACCATCATCGCTGAAGGCGTGGAAACGCAGGCCCAAGCTGACTACTTACGGGCGAAGAATATCGACTTCCTGCAAGGGTATTATTTTTGTCGGCCGATTCCGGCAAATGAGTTGATCAGGATGGTGGCTGAGCAACGTGAGTATGCCTGTTAA